Sequence from the Methanosarcina siciliae T4/M genome:
AATCAACGCTTTCCATGCCAAACTCACAGCCTCGGTTTTCAACGGAGAAATTTCTGCCTCAATGCTGGAAAAGGCCTCTGACCCTGTTTTACCTCTCGATTTTGACAATTACACTCCCGAAGGAGAGTTCAAAGATGCTGCTTTCATAACTTCCGAACTGCCCAAGGACGAACAGAGTGCCCTGCTTGCAGCTTTCAGGGACATAAAAAAGCCGCCTTACGTCCTGTGCACGGTCGGGATGCTGATTGAAGGCTTTGACTTTCCGGGCCTTGAAACTCTGATCCTGCTGCGCCCGACCCTGAGCATGCGGCTCTTTGAACAGCAGGTGGGAAGGGTTACGAGGCTTTCCCCGGTTTCCGGGAAGAACAGGGGGAAAATTTTTGAGATCGCGGACAGCATCGATTCACTCTATCAGCGTTTCGGAGAAGGGGTTTTTAACGGGGAAAAGGTTGATCAGGTGCAGATGCTCCAGCCTGAAATTCGCCTCGAAGAGCTTTTTTCCGAGGGAGATGCAGCCCTGGCAATTGAAGAAGGAAAAATCGAAATCAGCAAGGTAGACCTCAGTAATTTAAAGAAGGGAAGGGGAAAGGGAAGAAAGGGTGCACGGGCAGTAGAAGTCCCTGTCCGACTCCCCCCGACCGCTCTAAGGGCAAAATATTTCTCGCGCCTTCTCGCCATCACCGAGGAAAAGGACATAGGTGCCTTTGAACGAGAAAAACGGGAACTTATGCGAGGAGCCCTGAGATTCAGGGTCCGGGAACAGAGAGATGCCGAAGAGCTCTCCACACTCTGTGACCTGGTAAATAAACTCAAGAGGGAAGCCTACGAAGACCGCAGATTAGGGGATGTTTCAAGGCAGCACAAGCCCAAGGTCTTCGGAGAAGTCGAATGGCTCCTCAAACTTCAGGCTCTGAATTCTCTGAAATATGCAGGAAAACGCATTTCGATGCCCGAGAAAAATAAAATTCTTAAGACCCTGGGCTTTGAACCCGATATGAAAAAGATAGACAGCAACCGGCTTAAATGCTTGAAAATAGGCTCTGCCCAGAAGACCATTCCTGACCTCGTCAAGGTTCTCGGCTTCGTAAGCCGCCTCTCATCTTCCGAGACCTACCAGTTCCTTGACAAAAAGAAGAAAGACCAATGGAAAAGAGAGTTTTTGCCTGCGGTTTACTGGGGCTTCTGCTTTATTGACGATTCACCGGAACTGAAGGAGCTTTTCGAGTCCACGGAATGGGACAGGCGGGTCAAGAATATAATCAGGCAGAAGTAATCTGATGACCCTTGATCAATCGGTTTATATTATTTGACCCCGGAAAACCGTTTTTTAATCTACAGGTAATAGGCGCCTCCGCCAGCTTGTCTGGTGGCCCTTCCCAAAAAGCGGAAGAGATAAGACAGCAGCAAAATGATTGGTGAATTTTGAAATCTGTGTATAATGAACCAGATAGAGTTAAACAGAAGAAATTATGAAAAATAGGTTGAACTTATGTTAAAATTAAAATATTTATTTTTTAACAAGAGTCTGGCAGTGGAAGGAATTAGAAAATGGAAAACTGAGATAAACAATGCAGAGGAATTACTTCCATATTTTAGGATTTCATCGAATGCAATCTATCCCTTTAGGAATAATGATAATGTTTGCTTCCTGCGTTTGGCACCTGTTGAAGAAAAAATGAAAGATAACGAATATGGAGAAATAGAGTTTATTCAATATTTGAGAGAACATAATTTTCCTGCATTAAAACCATTGCCTTCACTGAACGATGAACTGATCGAAATTATCAAAACTGAGTGGGGGATGTATTTTGCAAGTGTATTTGAAAGAGTAGAAGGAGTTCCGATAGAAGATACAGACTTAAATGACAATATCATTTTTGTATATGGCAAGACACTGGGAACTTTTCACAGGCTGGCTTCAGATTTCAGACCATCCGTAAAAAAGTGGACTTATGAAGATGTTCTGGAATGGATAGAAAAAGAACTTGGTTTATATGGTGCACAGACTGCCGCGATGAACGAATACATAGAAGTAAAAAACCTTCTTGAAACACTTCCGAAAAACCAGAAAAATTTTGGATTAGTACATTACGATTTTGAGCCGGATAATGTTTTTTATGACGTGAAAACTGAGACATGTAACGTTATTGATTTTGAAGATGGAGTATATCACTGGTTTGCTCTGGATATAGAGCAGGTATTCGATTCTTTAGCAGAATTCATGGATGAGGAAAGAGTTGCCGTAGCCAGAAAAATATTTTTGAATGGTTATTGTACAGAGTTTGAGATCTCAAGTAATATGCTAGCACTTTTACCTGTGTTCAGAAGATTTATTGATTTGTATAGCTATACAAGAATCATTCATTCCACAAGCGAGATACTGGATAATGAGCCGGATTGGTTGAATAAAATCAAAGAAAAGCTAAATTGGAAGAAGGATAGTATTTTAGCAAGAATGAAAAAAAGACAGGATTATATTAGTATGTAGATTTGTATTATAAAACATTGACTTCTTTTCTTAATATTCCATGTGAAACATGAAGCGAAAAAACACATGAATACTTAATTCCCTGGTACATAATTGGAATAACTGCGATCGAGACAGCAAAAGGAGGACTCTTTATATTCCCGATACTCACAGCTTTCTCCTACGGAGGCCTCTTCTATCTTGTTAAAGATAAAATTCACCGGGGGATCAGAAGCTCAGATAACCAGAACTGACTACTATTGAGCTACTTTTATTGCGATTTTAAAGAATTGGGAACAAAAATCCACCCGTGCAGGTCCTGTACTTTTGATGTCCCCTTAATCTCCTTCTGTTATTTTTACTGGTCTTTAACATATTCAAACTTCCATATAGGAGTTCCTTTTACCTCACCCTTTTCAAGATGTTCCAGCTCATGAGCTGCACTATATGCCGGGGTGCCTTTCAATAATATCGTTTTTTTGTGCAGTTCCCTGATTCTGATCTCCTTCAGGCCCGGATTTACCTCTGCAAATATCACCCTTTTTGCCCGGAGGGTTATGCGGTAGGGCCGTTCGACCAGTTCTCTTTCTTCCCTTTCCCCACATTTTTCCAGCCTGAAGACTACTCCTTCCTCTTTTATGATTTCGGGATCGATAAAGAGGTATATCTTTTCCAGAGTATAGCCGGCCATGTTATCTTCATCGTAATAGGTGATCACGTCCTTTACTGCAATGCTTTTTGCCTCTTCGGCGGCGTAACTCCACGAGCCCCCCGATTTCAGCGAAAGCAGAAAAGGAAGAAACAGATCTCCCTGGATTCCAAAACTTGAAATCATATTTTTTTCCAGGGTTGAAAACCTGAAGATCGCCAGAATTTTTTCAGCATCCATTTCAGCATCCACATTTATATCCCCTTTATCATCCATTTTCATAACCCTCCTAAGAGTTTGAATCTCGAAGCCTATTTAATTTTTCTTCATTAAGAGACAAATTTTGAGTTCGGAACGGACATGCAAACTGGAAGCAAAAAATGTCCGGGACTTCGCAGCACAAAGGAAAAAACTTCTGTTTTTTCAAATTATTCGGAGAGGATGAAAATAGTTAATCTGTTTTCTTAGCTCAAAATTATTGATCTTGATCAATATTAGTATAAATATACTGATATATATCGTCAAAATAGACTGTTTTTTATATATCCTGTCCTATATATATTTGTACGTGATATTGCTTGAAAGTGGGGGTTAATCTATGAAGGTTAAGTACGTTTTATTAGGAACTTTACTCTTGTTGATTTCAGTAGCAAGCTGCCAGGCCGCATCGGAAGAAATAGCCGATGGAAATGACTCATGGACACTGCTTTTCTCAGGGCAGAAGATAACCGACAACACGTGGAACAACGTCATAAGCCCTGACAGCACCAGGGTTGCATACGTGAATCAGAGCGAAAAGGGTGTTTCGTTAATTGTTGCCGGTCCGGAGGGTAAAACCGAAGGGAAAAGCTATGATTTTATCAGAGATATTGTTTTCAGCCCGGACAGTACACGAGTAGCTTATTTTGCCAGAACCGATGGCAAATGGATTGCGGTCGTTGATGATTCAGAGGGTAAGCAGTACGATGGTATGTTGACTACCGTTATCTTCAGCCCGGACAGCAAGCGGGTTACATACCTGGCTCTAAGCGGAAATCAAACAGCAGTAGTTGTAGACGGGAAGGAAAATCTATACCATGCTGCCGGTGTTCCCAGATTTAGTCCGGACAGCAAACATCTGGCATATGCTATCGACGAAGATGGAGGGTTTGATTCTTCTTATATTATTCTGGACGGTAAGGAGCTAAAGCCTAACGGTGGAGGCTTTGTTTTCAGCCCTGACAGCAATAGATGGGCCTACTCCAGCCATAATCTCTACAAAGGTTCTCCGGTCTACACAGTACTAAATAACAAAATCCTGGAACTGGGAAATAATGGAGCTATATATGGTTTATACTTCAGCCCTGACAGCCAGAGATTTGCCTTCGAGATGCAAAATGGCTCCTCTTTTTATGACCCTCACAGGATAGTTGTTGATGAAGTATATGGAAAAGAGTATCGTGGGATTGGAGAAGTCGTTTTCAGCCCGGACAGCCGGCATGTGGCTTACCGGGCAAAGAGCGAGGAAGAAGGTTATTTTGTAGTGCTTGACGGGATTGAAGGAAAGAAGAACTACAGTGATGTGAGAGAGCCGATATTCAGCCCGGATTCGAATCACACAGCTTACGCTGCCCTCAAAGATGACGGCTGGCATGTGGTGCTGGACGGGAATGAGGGCAGTAACTACTCGGCTGTCCGGGGCCTTACTTTTAGCCCTGACAGCAAACATCTGGCATATGCAGCCAGAGACACCCGAGACGGTAAAGATATGCAATTTGTCGTGGCCGACGGAAAGGAAATGGAGCAGTATCTTCATGATCGGCATCATCAGGGAATACTGTACGGTCCGGTATTCAGCCCGGACGGCAAAGTGGTCTATACCGCTAATGATGGAGGAAAGGCGCAATTCATCGTGGTAGACGGGACCAGAAAACTAAATCCGTGGTCTAGATTTTCCGGATCGGCCCTTGTCTTTGACTCTCCGGATTCGTTCCACTATCTGGGCACAAATGAGACAGGATCGTTTTTAGTGAACGTTAATATCATGGAAAAGCCTGAGGAAGAGGCTTGCAGCTGGAGTGGTATCTGGGATACTAACCATGGGTTCATGGACCTGGAGCAGACAGGCAACAGTGTTACAGGAATATACACTGGCAACCTGCCCTATCAGGATCAGGGTATTCAGGCTATTGCCTCTGACAAAAAGCTTGTAGGGAACTGGTCTTACTCTTCGGGCAAAGCCGAAGGAACCTTTGAGTTTTCCATGGCCGATGACTGTAAATCATTCAGCGGGAAGTGGAAATACGGTTCTGAGGGAGACTGGTCCGGAAACTGGAACGGTACACGTGTTTAAGGTACACGTGTTTAACTTTTTAAAAGGTGGGTTTCTCCCACCCCTTTGTTCTTTTGCCCATGCAGTAATCGAATAAGCAGAGCTTTTTCAAGCATTACATCATCTATAGCAAGCATCACCTGTGCCATGACACCGGCGACAGCAATCGCACTTGTGCGGATTACCGTGATGAAGTGAGATAAAAGAGTTTGAGAATTAATACAAGGATCTCAATTAATGAAGATTTATGCGCAGAATGAGGGAAGCGCATATCGGCATACTCCTATCACATTTTACAATATGTATTATTGATTTTTTGGATAGTTGCTTATTGAATTAGTTATTGTTGAGCTGGAACTGATGCTTGATTATTCTTTTCTGTTACTTCTTTTCTGTTACTGTAAACCTTATAGTGAACTCTGTTCCATTATTCCTTTTTAGCTCAAGTTCTCCGTTCAACTGTTCAACAAGAGAAATTACAAGCTGAAGTCCTAGACTATCAAGATCTTCAATATCCAGATCTTTGGGAACGCCAATGCCGTTGTCTGAGACAAACAGAACATAAGCGGTACTATTACGTTCCTCTATTCCGTATTTTCTATCCTCTGCTCTATGCAATTTAACTTGGATTTCTCCATGATTTCTTCCCTGAAATGCGTATTTGAGAGAGTTTGAAATAAGTTCATTGATGATAATGCCTAATGGAACCGAAGTGTCCATGTCGAAGAAAATGTTTTCTTCTATATCTTTATAAAATCTGGTGCCGTCATTTCCAAGACTATATGTAAGGAAGAGATTATCCGCAAGTTCCTTAATATACTGTGAAAAATTAAGTTTATCAAGCCCTTCATTTCTATGCAATTCTTCATGGATAAGAGCCATTGAAATTACACGATCCTGGCTTTCCCTGAAGGCTTCAAGAACTTCCGAATCCCTAATATCCTCTCTGTCTTTGAACTTTTCAGCCTGTAAATCCAGCAGGGATGAGATTACTTGCAAATTATTCTTAATGCGATGGTGAATCTCTTTTTTACGAGCACTCTCAATATTTACCAGGGCTTCCTCAGCTTCTTTTCGTTTGGTGATATCGGTGTACATGCACAGTGAACCAATGAAATCATCGTCTTTATCAAATAACGGCTTCGCGTTTATAAGTGCCCAAAAAAGTGAACCGTCCTTACACATTAACTTCAATTCATAGCCCTCACTGACACCACATCGCCTTTTTTCCAGGTTCCTTCCGGCGATAGGCTTGCTTTCTTCACAAATAAAATCCATTACCGGTCTACCGATAGTTTCTTCATGAGTGTACCCCATCAGCTCTATAGTTCTTTTATTAGCAAAAGTAATCTTAAATTCAGAATCCATCAAGAATATACCTTCATTTGCTGTCTCAACGATGTTGCGGTACTTTTCCTCACTTTCACGGAGTTGTTCTTCCGCTCTTTTACGTTCAGTAATATCCTGAACTGTTCCCCTCATTCGAATAGGGATGTTACTTTCATCAAAAATAACTTCAGTTTTTGCATGGACTGCCCGCTCAGACCCGTCAGCCAGGACGATTATATAATTAATGTTGAAGGGTTCCCCGTTTAAAGCTTTTTTAAAGGCACCATTCACGTAGTCCCGGTCATTTGGGTGCACATAAGTTAAAAACAGGTCATAAGTCACTTCAAGTTCTTCAGGTTTAAGTCCAAAAATACGATATAACTCATCAGACCAGAGCAATTTATTATTTACAATATCCCAGTTCCAGTTCCCAATATGAGCCATTTGCTGAGCTTCGGCAAGCCCTCTTTCACTTTCTTTCAATGAAGTAAAAGCTATTTCAAGCTCTTCCGTACGTACTTTTACTAAGTTTTCCAAATTGTCAAGAGTTTCCTTAAGCTTTGTCTCAACTTCTTTTCTTTTGGTGACATCAGTGAACATACAAAGAGAGCCGGTGAAATCACCATCCTTATTAAATAACGGTTTAGCGCTTATAAATGCCCAAAAGAGTGAGCCGTCCTTGCACATTAACTTCAATTCATAGATTTCGCTAATACCGTCACGCCTTTTTTCCAGATTCCTTCTAGCGGTAGGTTTGCTCTCTTCACAAATAAAATCCATTACCTGTCTACCAATAATTTCTTCCTGAGCGTACCTCATTAGCTCCGCAGTTCTCTTATTAGCGTAAGTAATATTGAATTCAGCATCCATCAAGAATATGCCTTCATTTGCTGTCTCAACGATGTTACGATATTTTTCTTCACTTTCGCGCAATGCCTTTTCCATCTGTTTGCGATTGGTAATATCCTGAACCGTTCCTCTCATTCGGATAGGTGTGTTATTCTCATCGAAAATAATTTCAGTTTTTGCATGGACTGCACGCTCAGACCCGGCAGTTAGGATGATTCTATAATTAATGTCAAAGGGTTCACCAATTAAGGCTTTTTTAAAGGCTTTATCTACGTAGTTAAGGTCATTTGGGTGCACATAAGTTAAAAACAGGTCATAATTCACTTCAAATTCCTTAGGCTTAAGTCCAAAAATGCGATATAATTCATCAGACCAGAGTAACTTATTAGTTACAATGTTCCAGTTCCAGTTTCCAATATGAGCCATTTGTTGAGCTTCAGCAAGACTTTCTTCACTTTCTTTCAAATAACTGTAAGCCTTCTCAAGCTCTGCCGTTCGCTCTATAATTTTTTCTTCTAAATTATCGTGGGTCTTTCCGGGAGCTTCTTTCGTCTCCCTTTTTTTAGTGATATCTTTGAAAATCAACGCAAGCTTTCCATTTTCAGGGCTAAACACATAGACATCAAGAGACCTGTCTTTGACCTCCATACTCTTGACTTCATAATAAGTCGGTACATCAGAAAGTGCCATATTCCCATATTCCCTTAGCCCTACAGGATCAACATCAGGAAACACTTCAAGTACCGTCTTACCTAATAACTGTTCCTTCTTTAAGCCAGTATAAAGCTCATAAGCAGGATTAAGCTCAAGGAAACGATAATCACAGGGCGTACCGTCCTTATCGTAAATTACTTCTGCAAGGAAGAAGGCATCTGTCATATTTGTGAACAGCATCCGGTAACGCTCTTCACTTTTCCGCATCTCTTCTGCAATCAGCTTGCGCTCTGTGATGTCCCTGATAATCATGACCATTTTCACCTGACCATCCTTATCGGAGAAAAACGTAGTTGATAACTTTCCAGGAAAGATAGTACCATCTTTCCTCCTAAAATTGAGCTCCCCTTTGAACTTTCCGGTTCTGGCTCTTTCAAGGATGAGCTTGAATCCTGGGTCGGATGTGTCTACAACTCCGGATCTCCCAGCCCGTATGATTTCCTCCTCGGTCATCCCGAAAATCCGGCAGGCTTCGGAATTAGCCGCATAAACTGTTCCATCAGGAGAAGTGAGAAGAACGGCATCATTGCTGTTCTCGAAGAGCACTCTGTAAAGTTCTTCGCCATCCCGAAGTTTTTCCTTATTTTTCTGGTCACTTATATCGAATCCAGAGATAGACA
This genomic interval carries:
- a CDS encoding PAS domain S-box protein; amino-acid sequence: MSISGFDISDQKNKEKLRDGEELYRVLFENSNDAVLLTSPDGTVYAANSEACRIFGMTEEEIIRAGRSGVVDTSDPGFKLILERARTGKFKGELNFRRKDGTIFPGKLSTTFFSDKDGQVKMVMIIRDITERKLIAEEMRKSEERYRMLFTNMTDAFFLAEVIYDKDGTPCDYRFLELNPAYELYTGLKKEQLLGKTVLEVFPDVDPVGLREYGNMALSDVPTYYEVKSMEVKDRSLDVYVFSPENGKLALIFKDITKKRETKEAPGKTHDNLEEKIIERTAELEKAYSYLKESEESLAEAQQMAHIGNWNWNIVTNKLLWSDELYRIFGLKPKEFEVNYDLFLTYVHPNDLNYVDKAFKKALIGEPFDINYRIILTAGSERAVHAKTEIIFDENNTPIRMRGTVQDITNRKQMEKALRESEEKYRNIVETANEGIFLMDAEFNITYANKRTAELMRYAQEEIIGRQVMDFICEESKPTARRNLEKRRDGISEIYELKLMCKDGSLFWAFISAKPLFNKDGDFTGSLCMFTDVTKRKEVETKLKETLDNLENLVKVRTEELEIAFTSLKESERGLAEAQQMAHIGNWNWDIVNNKLLWSDELYRIFGLKPEELEVTYDLFLTYVHPNDRDYVNGAFKKALNGEPFNINYIIVLADGSERAVHAKTEVIFDESNIPIRMRGTVQDITERKRAEEQLRESEEKYRNIVETANEGIFLMDSEFKITFANKRTIELMGYTHEETIGRPVMDFICEESKPIAGRNLEKRRCGVSEGYELKLMCKDGSLFWALINAKPLFDKDDDFIGSLCMYTDITKRKEAEEALVNIESARKKEIHHRIKNNLQVISSLLDLQAEKFKDREDIRDSEVLEAFRESQDRVISMALIHEELHRNEGLDKLNFSQYIKELADNLFLTYSLGNDGTRFYKDIEENIFFDMDTSVPLGIIINELISNSLKYAFQGRNHGEIQVKLHRAEDRKYGIEERNSTAYVLFVSDNGIGVPKDLDIEDLDSLGLQLVISLVEQLNGELELKRNNGTEFTIRFTVTEKK
- a CDS encoding phosphotransferase enzyme family protein; translation: MLKLKYLFFNKSLAVEGIRKWKTEINNAEELLPYFRISSNAIYPFRNNDNVCFLRLAPVEEKMKDNEYGEIEFIQYLREHNFPALKPLPSLNDELIEIIKTEWGMYFASVFERVEGVPIEDTDLNDNIIFVYGKTLGTFHRLASDFRPSVKKWTYEDVLEWIEKELGLYGAQTAAMNEYIEVKNLLETLPKNQKNFGLVHYDFEPDNVFYDVKTETCNVIDFEDGVYHWFALDIEQVFDSLAEFMDEERVAVARKIFLNGYCTEFEISSNMLALLPVFRRFIDLYSYTRIIHSTSEILDNEPDWLNKIKEKLNWKKDSILARMKKRQDYISM
- a CDS encoding PD40 domain-containing protein, producing MKVKYVLLGTLLLLISVASCQAASEEIADGNDSWTLLFSGQKITDNTWNNVISPDSTRVAYVNQSEKGVSLIVAGPEGKTEGKSYDFIRDIVFSPDSTRVAYFARTDGKWIAVVDDSEGKQYDGMLTTVIFSPDSKRVTYLALSGNQTAVVVDGKENLYHAAGVPRFSPDSKHLAYAIDEDGGFDSSYIILDGKELKPNGGGFVFSPDSNRWAYSSHNLYKGSPVYTVLNNKILELGNNGAIYGLYFSPDSQRFAFEMQNGSSFYDPHRIVVDEVYGKEYRGIGEVVFSPDSRHVAYRAKSEEEGYFVVLDGIEGKKNYSDVREPIFSPDSNHTAYAALKDDGWHVVLDGNEGSNYSAVRGLTFSPDSKHLAYAARDTRDGKDMQFVVADGKEMEQYLHDRHHQGILYGPVFSPDGKVVYTANDGGKAQFIVVDGTRKLNPWSRFSGSALVFDSPDSFHYLGTNETGSFLVNVNIMEKPEEEACSWSGIWDTNHGFMDLEQTGNSVTGIYTGNLPYQDQGIQAIASDKKLVGNWSYSSGKAEGTFEFSMADDCKSFSGKWKYGSEGDWSGNWNGTRV
- a CDS encoding putative ATP-dependent zinc protease, encoding MDDKGDINVDAEMDAEKILAIFRFSTLEKNMISSFGIQGDLFLPFLLSLKSGGSWSYAAEEAKSIAVKDVITYYDEDNMAGYTLEKIYLFIDPEIIKEEGVVFRLEKCGEREERELVERPYRITLRAKRVIFAEVNPGLKEIRIRELHKKTILLKGTPAYSAAHELEHLEKGEVKGTPIWKFEYVKDQ
- a CDS encoding DEAD/DEAH box helicase, whose amino-acid sequence is MTISNEAAADMETVELEPLREDKKKIFEDILKYFETDQRGYIKVPTGWGKTFLSKHIMKKYYDDGKLVLFLVSKNNPLLSQTYYDRKKNQPLFPNSALLSSENKADRKELAKILKVIGKGKGKGFVLFASLQTVLGKQGAEIKDLILKHTDLTIVDEIHNFINNRGNDFLNEFGERTKILGMTATPFQGVVGNVKFVDEIAGDMREVYAKTLPECILDEELAPLKYTIAESSEDIFEIFDFEKGLEELDKQDLFLDCSTADKLKKVVRRTQLAKDVYDSMVKQKNAKTLVFCAPVRKRVYGAGADGEEINAFHAKLTASVFNGEISASMLEKASDPVLPLDFDNYTPEGEFKDAAFITSELPKDEQSALLAAFRDIKKPPYVLCTVGMLIEGFDFPGLETLILLRPTLSMRLFEQQVGRVTRLSPVSGKNRGKIFEIADSIDSLYQRFGEGVFNGEKVDQVQMLQPEIRLEELFSEGDAALAIEEGKIEISKVDLSNLKKGRGKGRKGARAVEVPVRLPPTALRAKYFSRLLAITEEKDIGAFEREKRELMRGALRFRVREQRDAEELSTLCDLVNKLKREAYEDRRLGDVSRQHKPKVFGEVEWLLKLQALNSLKYAGKRISMPEKNKILKTLGFEPDMKKIDSNRLKCLKIGSAQKTIPDLVKVLGFVSRLSSSETYQFLDKKKKDQWKREFLPAVYWGFCFIDDSPELKELFESTEWDRRVKNIIRQK